A DNA window from Ornithodoros turicata isolate Travis chromosome 10, ASM3712646v1, whole genome shotgun sequence contains the following coding sequences:
- the LOC135370117 gene encoding uncharacterized protein LOC135370117 encodes MGEALVLNRIAGKTCLIPWLQELGLIRRERQCGVCGGSTHLKRRNGSPYTWVCRNRGHYWSERLTSGTIFHCSQLTLGRALTVAYLFAHGITNVNVLAFESSRQGKLTPSRTVSRWLSLLRRGISLFAAKRLSRKIGGSGKVVDVDEAFLGWTNRRMVVGMMEREVGPDGRPRAGRLRLVPIPKSKCHRTEMVRVVRRHVLHGTTVVTGGRAAYARLSTLGEDPLLWRLKGREPYYRHQVVTHRLGSVARKNAKIHVQVCGPVWKCIKQPLSGGGNRRGRLRQYLYEQIWRRNVRRHGLDPFDEIVGLLAEAGGKVFERPRVRGRGRVPSSRPERNDQTCPATPGRHRAQERVQGKKRAASLNDCKAGRPKVSRMGPAQQLPVCTVPLSGKHNGPAATPVSRIGPEQKLPVCTMPLSGKQNESPAATPVSRIGPEQKLPVCAVPFRGRQNEGPAAAAVDATPPKVVVSAELPSIVQHFGFVPCVQPSCVGQSQVLRGVQLQSPRVHPQVSGFLTWQPQVLTTQQPFVIPPTSQVL; translated from the exons ATGGGCGAGGCGCTAGTTTTGAACAGGATTGCCG GTAAAACCTGTCTAATCCCATGGCTCCAGGAATTGGGACTGATCAGACGCGAGAGGCAGTGCGGCGTCTGCGGGGGCAGCACGCATCTCAAGCGCAGGAATGGTTCTCCCTATACCTGGGTATGTCGTAACCGCGGCCATTACTGGTCCGAAAGGCTCACGTCCGGCACCATCTTCCACTGTTCTCAACTGACGCTTGGCCGCGCCTTGACAGTCGCGTACCTGTTTGCGCACGGCATCACAAACGTGAACGTGTTAGCTTTCGAGTCGTCAAGGCAGGGAAAGCTGACACCAAGTCGCACAGTCTCCAGGTGGCTCTCGCTTCTGCGTCGGGGCATATCACTGTTCGCGGCGAAACGGCTGAGCAGAAAAATCGGTGGAAGCGGGAAAGTCGTCGACGTCGACGAGGCATTCCTGGGGTGGACGAACCGTCGGATGGTTGTCGGGATGATGGAACGCGAGGTCGGACCGGATGGGAGACCCCGCGCCGGAAGGCTACGACTCGTACCCATCCCCAAGAGCAAGTGCCACAGAACAGAAATGGTTCGGGTCGTCCGACGACACGTTCTGCACGGGACGACCGTCGTCACTGGCGGCCGGGCGGCTTACGCGAGGCTGTCCACGCTGGGGGAGGATCCGCTCTTGTGGAGGTTGAAGGGCAGGGAGCCTTACTACCGACACCAGGTGGTTACCCATAGGCTCGGCAGCGTTGCACGAAAGAATGCCAAGATCCACGTGCAAGTTTGTGGACCTGTATGGAAGTGTATCAAACAACCCTTAAGTGGTGGCGGAAACCGAAGGGGCCGACTCAGGCAGTACTTGTACGAGCAGATCTGGAGGAGGAACGTCAGGAGGCACGGTCTGGATCCTTTTGACGAGATCGTCGGCTTGCTAGCCGAAGCCGGTGGCAAAGTCTTCGAGAGGCCGAGAGTGCGAGGCCGTGGACGTGTACCTTCTTCCCGGCCGGAGAGGAACGACCAAACGTGCCCCGCGACACCAGGAAGGCATCGAGCGCAGGAACGTGTCCAAGGGAAGAAACGGGCTGCATCACTAAACGATTGTAAAGCTGGACGACCAAAAGTCTCAAGAATGGGTCCAGCACAGCAACTCCCGGTTTGTACAGTGCCACTTAGTGGTAAACATAATGGTCCAGCAGCAACACCTGTGTCAAGAATAGGTCCAGAACAGAAACTACCAGTTTGTACAATGCCACTTAGTGGTAAACAAAATGAAAGTCCAGCAGCAACGCCTGTGTCAAGGATAGGTCCAGAACAGAAACTACCAGTTTGTGCAGTACCGTTTAGAGGTAGACAGAATGAAGGTCCAGCAGCGGCAGCTGTTGATGCCACTCCTCCTAAGGTGGTGGTGTCAGCGGAGCTTCCGTCGATTGTGCAACACTTCGGTTTTGTGCCATGCGTGCAGCCGTCTTGTGTAGGGCAGTCTCAAGTGCTACGAGGCGTTCAGCTGCAGAGTCCACGGGTACACCCACAGGTTTCTGGGTTTCTCACATGGCAGCCACAGGTGTTGACCACACAGCAACCCTTCGTGATACCACCCACGTCACAAGTGCTTTAG
- the LOC135370449 gene encoding protein RER1-like isoform X2, which translates to MMESEDSLRPQPSAVTLFFRNLSQTYQRMLDTWTPYALGRWLATAFLLLAFMGRIVYLQGWYIVTYALGIYHLNLFIAFLTPKIDPAMADDYEDGPELPTKANEEFRPFIRRLPEFKFWYSATKATLVGIFCTFFDAFNVPVFWPILLLYFITLFCITMKRQIKHMLKYRYLPWSHGKTRYRSKEVTELNAKGHSNVEEL; encoded by the exons ATGATGGAAAGTGAAGATTCCTTGCGGCCACAACCATCTGCAGTCACATTGTTTTTCAGAAATTTATCGCAG ACGTATCAACGTATGTTAGATACATGGACGCCATACGCATTAGGCCGGTGGCTGGCAACTGCGTTTCTGCTTTTGGCATTCATGGGCAGAATTGTCTATCTTCAG GGTTGGTACATTGTAACGTACGCTTTGGGAATCTACCACCTAAACCTTTTTATAGCATTTTTAACGCCCAAGATAGATCCAGCTATGGCCGATGACTATG AAGACGGCCCCGAGCTACCAACAAAGGCAAACGAAGAGTTCCGACCATTCATTCGGAGGTTGCCAGAATTCAAGTTTTG GTATTCGGCCACAAAAGCCACGTTGGTTGGCATTTTTTGTACATTCTTCGATGCCTTCAATGTTCCAGTGTTCTGGCCTATTTTGTTGCTGTACTTCATCACCTTATTCTGCATCACAATGAAGAGACAAATTAAG CACATGTTGAAGTACCGCTATCTACCATGGTCTCACGGGAAGACACGCTACAGAAGCAAAGAAGTAACGGAGCTCAATGCCAAGGGACATTCAAA TGTTGAGGAATTGTGA
- the LOC135370449 gene encoding protein RER1-like isoform X1 translates to MMESEDSLRPQPSAVTLFFRNLSQTYQRMLDTWTPYALGRWLATAFLLLAFMGRIVYLQGWYIVTYALGIYHLNLFIAFLTPKIDPAMADDYEDGPELPTKANEEFRPFIRRLPEFKFWYSATKATLVGIFCTFFDAFNVPVFWPILLLYFITLFCITMKRQIKHMLKYRYLPWSHGKTRYRSKEVTELNAKGHSNSVEEL, encoded by the exons ATGATGGAAAGTGAAGATTCCTTGCGGCCACAACCATCTGCAGTCACATTGTTTTTCAGAAATTTATCGCAG ACGTATCAACGTATGTTAGATACATGGACGCCATACGCATTAGGCCGGTGGCTGGCAACTGCGTTTCTGCTTTTGGCATTCATGGGCAGAATTGTCTATCTTCAG GGTTGGTACATTGTAACGTACGCTTTGGGAATCTACCACCTAAACCTTTTTATAGCATTTTTAACGCCCAAGATAGATCCAGCTATGGCCGATGACTATG AAGACGGCCCCGAGCTACCAACAAAGGCAAACGAAGAGTTCCGACCATTCATTCGGAGGTTGCCAGAATTCAAGTTTTG GTATTCGGCCACAAAAGCCACGTTGGTTGGCATTTTTTGTACATTCTTCGATGCCTTCAATGTTCCAGTGTTCTGGCCTATTTTGTTGCTGTACTTCATCACCTTATTCTGCATCACAATGAAGAGACAAATTAAG CACATGTTGAAGTACCGCTATCTACCATGGTCTCACGGGAAGACACGCTACAGAAGCAAAGAAGTAACGGAGCTCAATGCCAAGGGACATTCAAA TAGTGTTGAGGAATTGTGA
- the LOC135370449 gene encoding protein RER1-like isoform X3 encodes MMESEDSLRPQPSAVTLFFRNLSQTYQRMLDTWTPYALGRWLATAFLLLAFMGRIVYLQGWYIVTYALGIYHLNLFIAFLTPKIDPAMADDYEDGPELPTKANEEFRPFIRRLPEFKFWYSATKATLVGIFCTFFDAFNVPVFWPILLLYFITLFCITMKRQIKHMLKYRYLPWSHGKTRYRSKEVTELNAKGHSK; translated from the exons ATGATGGAAAGTGAAGATTCCTTGCGGCCACAACCATCTGCAGTCACATTGTTTTTCAGAAATTTATCGCAG ACGTATCAACGTATGTTAGATACATGGACGCCATACGCATTAGGCCGGTGGCTGGCAACTGCGTTTCTGCTTTTGGCATTCATGGGCAGAATTGTCTATCTTCAG GGTTGGTACATTGTAACGTACGCTTTGGGAATCTACCACCTAAACCTTTTTATAGCATTTTTAACGCCCAAGATAGATCCAGCTATGGCCGATGACTATG AAGACGGCCCCGAGCTACCAACAAAGGCAAACGAAGAGTTCCGACCATTCATTCGGAGGTTGCCAGAATTCAAGTTTTG GTATTCGGCCACAAAAGCCACGTTGGTTGGCATTTTTTGTACATTCTTCGATGCCTTCAATGTTCCAGTGTTCTGGCCTATTTTGTTGCTGTACTTCATCACCTTATTCTGCATCACAATGAAGAGACAAATTAAG CACATGTTGAAGTACCGCTATCTACCATGGTCTCACGGGAAGACACGCTACAGAAGCAAAGAAGTAACGGAGCTCAATGCCAAGGGACATTCAAA GTAG